One segment of Rhodopirellula baltica SH 1 DNA contains the following:
- a CDS encoding glucose-1-phosphate adenylyltransferase, whose protein sequence is MIMDLNNTIALILGGGRGTRLFPLTKIRAKPAVPLAAKYRLIDIPISNCINSGLNRAYVLTQFLSESLHRHLRQTYTFDHFSGGFVELLAAQQTVNSGTDWYQGTADAVRKNLVHLRESWIKHVLILSGDQLYRMDFRDMMKTHIESGAAATIAGIPVTRKDASALGIMQVDDTGRVTGFVEKPQTEEEIAKVRMEPSWIDARGIESQGRDLLASMGLYIFDKDLMVDMLENSLHSDFGKEVFPEAINTHKVQLHLFDGYWEDIGTIRSFYEANLSLASKNPPFDIRNRHSPIYSRPRFLPPTIMGDAKITGSLIADGCRIGDNVTIENSVIGLRTVIGDNVTIKDSVVMGADFIEMRGAERDGKLPVGVGAGSVIQGAILDKNCRVGENVRILNEAKVDHQGEDDDLQIRDGISIVIKDGQIPDGFSC, encoded by the coding sequence GTGATCATGGACTTGAACAATACAATCGCGTTGATTCTTGGCGGTGGCCGCGGAACTCGATTGTTCCCGCTCACAAAGATCCGCGCCAAACCCGCTGTGCCCTTGGCTGCGAAGTATCGGTTGATCGACATTCCGATCAGCAACTGCATCAATAGCGGCCTGAATCGCGCTTATGTATTGACGCAATTTTTGTCAGAGAGTCTTCACCGTCACCTTCGGCAGACGTACACGTTTGACCACTTCAGCGGTGGCTTCGTTGAACTGTTGGCCGCTCAGCAAACGGTCAATTCCGGCACCGATTGGTACCAAGGCACCGCCGACGCGGTCCGCAAAAACTTGGTCCATTTGCGTGAGAGCTGGATCAAGCACGTGTTGATCCTTTCGGGCGATCAGCTGTACCGAATGGATTTTCGCGACATGATGAAGACTCACATTGAGTCCGGAGCCGCAGCGACCATCGCCGGCATCCCTGTGACTCGAAAAGACGCTTCGGCGTTGGGGATCATGCAAGTCGACGATACCGGACGCGTGACCGGCTTCGTCGAAAAGCCGCAAACGGAAGAAGAGATCGCGAAGGTTCGCATGGAACCCAGCTGGATCGACGCTCGCGGCATCGAAAGCCAAGGACGTGATTTGTTAGCCAGCATGGGGCTGTATATTTTCGACAAAGACCTGATGGTCGACATGCTCGAGAACAGCCTGCACAGCGACTTCGGGAAAGAGGTTTTCCCCGAAGCTATCAACACTCACAAGGTTCAGTTGCACCTGTTTGATGGGTACTGGGAAGACATCGGAACCATCCGATCGTTCTACGAAGCGAACCTATCGCTCGCTAGCAAGAACCCACCGTTTGATATTCGCAACCGCCATTCGCCAATCTACAGTCGGCCACGCTTTTTGCCGCCGACGATCATGGGCGATGCCAAGATCACGGGCAGTTTGATCGCGGATGGCTGCCGAATTGGCGACAATGTCACGATCGAAAACAGCGTCATTGGTCTGAGAACCGTGATCGGCGACAACGTAACGATCAAGGACAGCGTTGTGATGGGAGCTGACTTTATCGAGATGCGCGGCGCTGAACGCGACGGCAAATTGCCGGTTGGCGTCGGTGCGGGAAGCGTGATCCAGGGTGCAATTCTGGACAAGAATTGCCGCGTTGGCGAAAACGTTCGGATCTTGAACGAAGCCAAGGTTGATCATCAAGGTGAAGACGATGACCTGCAAATTCGCGATGGTATCAGCATCGTGATCAAAGACGGTCAGATCCCTGACGGTTTCAGCTGCTAG
- a CDS encoding 3-hydroxyacyl-ACP dehydratase FabZ family protein, which produces MARSEFILDPALLDVDKPIADIEAIREYNPQRHEMEQLTAILHEDLDQHACAAYKAITENEFWVRGHMPGMPLMPGVVMLEAVAQLSSYYTQKHDLLGAAMVGFGGVDEVRFRGVVTPGDNLIVLVKLEKARRGRMIVARFQGVVGTELVLEGCLRGIPIPIEAVTRQLGASKESADS; this is translated from the coding sequence GTGGCACGCAGCGAATTCATCCTTGATCCGGCTCTGCTGGACGTTGACAAGCCAATCGCCGATATCGAAGCGATTCGCGAGTACAACCCGCAGCGGCACGAAATGGAACAACTGACCGCGATTCTCCATGAGGATCTCGATCAGCACGCGTGCGCAGCTTACAAAGCGATCACCGAAAACGAATTCTGGGTTCGCGGTCACATGCCCGGCATGCCGCTCATGCCAGGCGTCGTTATGCTGGAAGCGGTTGCTCAGCTATCCAGCTATTACACCCAAAAGCACGATTTGCTGGGTGCAGCCATGGTCGGCTTTGGCGGAGTGGACGAAGTTCGCTTCCGCGGAGTCGTTACCCCCGGCGACAATCTCATCGTCCTGGTCAAGCTCGAAAAAGCTCGCCGTGGACGCATGATCGTTGCCCGATTCCAAGGTGTCGTGGGTACCGAACTGGTTCTCGAAGGTTGCCTGCGTGGGATTCCAATCCCAATCGAAGCGGTCACCCGACAACTTGGCGCTTCTAAAGAATCCGCCGATTCCTGA
- a CDS encoding 50S ribosomal protein bL37 — protein sequence MAKPHRKTKKANHGKRPANAKARKAKRKKIKT from the coding sequence GTGGCCAAGCCCCACCGGAAAACGAAGAAAGCCAATCACGGCAAACGCCCCGCAAATGCGAAGGCACGCAAAGCTAAGCGGAAAAAAATCAAGACCTGA
- the infA gene encoding translation initiation factor IF-1, giving the protein MGKKEEAFEVEGTVTQALANTRFRVQLETGNEVMAHVAGRMRKHFIRIVPGDKVRVELSPYDLTKGRIVYRER; this is encoded by the coding sequence TTGGGTAAGAAAGAAGAAGCTTTTGAAGTCGAGGGCACCGTTACACAAGCCCTCGCCAACACTCGCTTTCGTGTGCAATTGGAAACCGGCAACGAGGTCATGGCCCATGTTGCTGGTCGAATGCGAAAGCACTTCATCCGGATCGTTCCAGGCGACAAAGTTCGCGTGGAGCTTTCGCCATACGATTTGACCAAAGGTCGTATCGTTTACCGCGAACGCTAA
- the rpsI gene encoding 30S ribosomal protein S9 encodes MIAVKKDKINGDALGTGRRKSSVARVRVRPGSGKITINGKSIEEYFVNDQHRYAITETLEAAGLTESVDLLIRVSGGGMTGQAGAVRMGLARALCSHDEALHDPMREGSFLTRDSRMKERKKPGLRGARRGVQFSKR; translated from the coding sequence ATGATTGCAGTTAAAAAAGACAAGATCAACGGCGACGCACTGGGAACAGGACGTCGTAAAAGCAGCGTTGCCCGAGTACGCGTTCGTCCAGGCAGCGGAAAAATCACTATCAATGGTAAGTCGATCGAAGAGTACTTCGTCAACGACCAACATCGCTACGCGATCACTGAAACCCTCGAAGCCGCTGGCTTGACCGAATCGGTCGACTTGCTGATTCGTGTTTCGGGCGGCGGAATGACCGGCCAAGCCGGAGCCGTTCGCATGGGCCTCGCTCGTGCTCTGTGCAGCCACGATGAGGCTCTGCACGACCCGATGCGTGAAGGCAGCTTCCTGACGCGTGATTCACGCATGAAGGAACGTAAGAAACCAGGCCTTCGTGGTGCTCGCCGTGGCGTTCAGTTTAGCAAACGCTAA
- the rplM gene encoding 50S ribosomal protein L13: protein MAKPGQIEKQWHVVDASDEVLGRLASDIAVVLMGKHRPEYTPHVDCGDFVIVTNADKIGMTGNKMRDRHYTWYTGYPGLRLESYQDRHDRKPEYLLYHAVRRMLPKNKLARQMLSKLKIYAGPEHPHTAQQPVELVRTSKKASA from the coding sequence ATGGCCAAACCCGGCCAAATCGAAAAGCAATGGCATGTTGTGGATGCCAGCGACGAAGTCCTCGGTCGACTCGCCAGCGATATCGCTGTCGTGCTGATGGGAAAACATCGTCCTGAGTACACACCTCACGTTGATTGCGGTGATTTCGTGATCGTCACCAACGCCGACAAGATCGGCATGACGGGCAACAAGATGCGTGATCGCCACTACACTTGGTACACCGGCTACCCAGGCTTGCGTCTGGAAAGCTACCAAGATCGCCATGATCGCAAACCGGAATACTTGCTGTATCACGCCGTTCGCCGGATGCTGCCAAAGAACAAACTTGCTCGCCAAATGCTGAGCAAGCTGAAAATCTACGCTGGCCCTGAGCACCCACACACCGCTCAGCAACCCGTTGAATTGGTTCGCACCAGCAAAAAAGCTAGCGCTTAG
- a CDS encoding efflux RND transporter periplasmic adaptor subunit, producing MSVNQQTVEETKAQIRGLVNEIAALTKSGATASEFYPELLSKIITALAAAGGAVWMLDEDQQLRLQYQINAEPSILTEGTEDADRHNRLIRRAAASGQSLLVPPYSGTTDGDAEGNPTRYLLVLGALQHDGQKDGLIEIFQRPDTAPDTQRGYLRFLQQMCELAAEWLRSQKLRTLGDRQTLWQQADSFARAAHESLDLKETAAIVANEGRRLIGCDRVSVAIKKGGKCKVEAISGQDTIENRSNIVAALNVLATRVVAAGEPLWHDGSTEDLPPQIEEALEDYVDLSYGRNLAVLPLREPQRKLGQEAEMGAAGEVDRDDAHRGEVIGALIVEQIETDLPPEIFRQRCDLVYEHGTRAIANSQAHSNLFLMPVWRTLGRATWVLRARTLPKTLGVIGAIAALICGLIFIPMEFDLEADGTLKAEARREVFAGIDGEVREVLVDHNSIVQAGDPLVKMINPDIGIELEDLRGQIRTTMAELQRIRTQSRSRSQLKATERRAIELEEVEVQTKLEAQRAKLKLKEQRAEDLVVRSPIDGIVVSWEVEKMLLNRPIQTGQVLMEIADLSKPMYLEIEMPEKREGHLDEFIHDNKVQTLDVDYILASNPDEPLPAKLPVENISLRAETNEEHGSVIKMRVLPDLEALKKLSPSPGTKLTADVKCGKRASGFVLLHEVFEWAYKFAF from the coding sequence ATGTCGGTCAATCAACAAACGGTCGAAGAAACCAAAGCGCAGATCCGCGGTTTGGTTAACGAAATTGCAGCTCTCACGAAGAGCGGTGCCACCGCTTCGGAGTTTTATCCGGAGTTGCTGAGCAAAATCATCACTGCCCTGGCTGCGGCCGGAGGTGCGGTGTGGATGCTGGACGAGGATCAACAACTTCGGTTGCAGTATCAAATCAACGCTGAGCCGTCGATTTTGACCGAAGGCACCGAGGATGCCGATCGCCACAACCGTTTGATCCGTCGCGCTGCCGCCTCGGGCCAATCGTTGCTCGTTCCTCCGTATAGCGGAACGACCGATGGAGACGCAGAAGGCAACCCAACCCGTTACCTGTTGGTTTTGGGGGCCCTTCAACACGACGGTCAAAAAGACGGTTTGATCGAGATCTTCCAGCGTCCCGATACCGCTCCCGATACACAGCGTGGCTACCTGCGGTTCTTGCAGCAGATGTGCGAGTTGGCTGCGGAATGGCTTCGCAGCCAAAAACTTCGCACACTCGGCGATCGTCAAACGCTGTGGCAACAAGCCGACTCGTTCGCGCGTGCCGCTCACGAATCATTGGATTTGAAAGAGACCGCCGCGATTGTCGCCAACGAAGGCAGGCGTCTGATCGGGTGCGACCGTGTCAGTGTGGCGATCAAGAAAGGTGGCAAGTGCAAGGTCGAGGCCATCAGTGGTCAGGACACAATCGAAAACCGCTCGAACATCGTTGCAGCCCTGAATGTGCTGGCCACGCGAGTTGTCGCGGCTGGCGAACCTCTGTGGCACGATGGATCCACCGAAGACTTGCCGCCGCAAATCGAAGAGGCTCTCGAAGATTACGTCGACCTTTCCTATGGCCGTAATCTTGCAGTGCTTCCGCTACGGGAGCCACAACGCAAACTCGGCCAGGAAGCTGAGATGGGTGCGGCCGGCGAAGTCGATCGCGATGATGCCCACCGTGGCGAAGTGATCGGTGCGTTGATCGTCGAGCAAATCGAAACGGATCTCCCGCCTGAAATCTTCCGTCAACGATGCGATTTGGTTTACGAGCACGGCACTCGTGCAATTGCCAACTCACAGGCTCACTCGAATCTGTTCTTGATGCCCGTTTGGCGAACGCTTGGACGAGCGACTTGGGTCTTGCGAGCTCGAACACTGCCAAAAACTTTGGGAGTGATCGGTGCGATCGCCGCTTTGATTTGTGGGTTGATCTTCATCCCGATGGAGTTTGACCTGGAAGCCGACGGAACACTCAAAGCCGAAGCTCGCCGGGAAGTCTTCGCGGGGATCGATGGCGAAGTCCGTGAAGTGCTGGTCGATCACAACTCCATCGTCCAAGCGGGTGATCCGTTGGTGAAGATGATCAACCCAGACATCGGTATCGAGTTGGAAGATCTGCGTGGCCAGATTCGAACGACGATGGCGGAACTGCAACGCATTCGAACTCAGTCCCGCAGTCGGTCGCAATTGAAAGCAACCGAACGGCGTGCAATTGAATTGGAAGAAGTTGAAGTTCAAACCAAGCTCGAAGCACAACGTGCGAAGCTGAAATTGAAAGAACAGCGTGCTGAAGACTTGGTCGTGCGTTCGCCAATCGATGGCATTGTTGTTTCGTGGGAAGTCGAAAAGATGCTGCTCAACCGTCCGATCCAAACCGGGCAAGTGTTGATGGAGATCGCTGATCTATCCAAGCCGATGTATCTCGAAATTGAGATGCCCGAAAAACGCGAAGGTCATCTGGATGAGTTCATCCACGACAACAAAGTTCAGACATTGGACGTCGACTACATCTTGGCATCCAACCCCGACGAACCGTTGCCCGCCAAGTTGCCGGTCGAAAACATCTCGTTGCGAGCGGAAACCAACGAAGAGCATGGCTCGGTCATCAAGATGCGAGTTCTGCCTGATCTGGAGGCGCTGAAAA